Proteins encoded in a region of the Hippocampus zosterae strain Florida chromosome 11, ASM2543408v3, whole genome shotgun sequence genome:
- the tacc2 gene encoding transforming acidic coiled-coil-containing protein 2 isoform X11 → MAVSAWQALSPLQWARWGWDTLLGGAAGSPDLDPAFGLFRRLSWSSRHDSMIKAGGALVRQRSSDSEGAFETPESTTPVKAPADPQNQLLPTDDKGEDTSVRALSSDAISEPLAIVFDEDRPIAASGTYNIEHFASDTTSQPLTRSLSLQGGELDTSGLDGSATQGFRPHSESFSVGTDSNPGTLRKPRKVRPASVKKKPLLRQNSNPERPSSTISTPEIIKRAKHQTVTPEGKESQSPAEGGSPAGTLRKTRTTRVDTPPPLPEENTHIEPESSLAGPASPLCREKNRLPASPPVTENLTNPPSGSYKWDPANFESIDPFKTGGSKIANSPVLGRKGLACAPILTPPQSPPTSAVSQLPHPASAEAPVTKPEEQPPLPKRESVRLEFDYSEENSEASHGASPPPKKLGKKPGAKMPLRKPKSGLKKAHPGQTEQLDNNLPAEHNGNEEEKPISRGSYDFESNKWDDPNFNPFLTKTAVANSPKASGPNYSFDFDDSIVDPFKSSNKMATSPPKASASFEMSSNDDMENDNDNIGELEDQNQNKPAKKKKTPIKSRSRGVPKLCCLFNTFRVKRSPKKSQLSDNAQDADDPASLPPQDGHATDEEKLASSTNHKWAGLHDVDADLNSDQQDFPHPSDLTSFVNESGLQSSVQDYEIEYMEKIGSSSSPPSVKKPSLFLKLDSLSNTVTKDTHGSEPNSPCTGSFEEMEAQITASMKTPVLNSRPGPEGYAGEKGRKRESEVLSRTQSTERDEQLNSQEVPSSALTMSLLERLSECDHPVQYLEPDLAETNPNAFAQKLQEELVLAALRIEALQVAKNISQCPSLSTVTPQHRDVSAPSEGSVSKNMLYARTANSYIDGESPHLPKDLDHSLGIAKEEIVTKEREAQEWQRKYEDSRQEVQEMRRIVSEYEKTIAQMIEDDQKEKSLSHHTIQQLIIEKDQALADLNSVEKSLADLFRRYEKMKDVLEGFRKNEDVLKKCAQEYLSRVRKEEQRYQALKIHAEEKLDKANAEIAQVRAKSKQEQAAHQASLRKEQMKVDSLERTLEQKNKEIEELTKICDELIAKMGKC, encoded by the exons ATGGCGGTGAGTGCGTGGCAGGCTCTGTCTCCACTGCAGTGGGCTCGCTGGGGCTGGGACACGCTGCTGGGAGGGGCGGCAGGCAGTCCAGACCTGGATCCAGCTTTCGGGTTGTTCCGGCGTCTCTCCTGGAGCTCACGTCATGACAGCATGATAAAGGCTGGAGGGGCGCTGGTCAGACAGAG GAGTTCTGACTCTGAGGGAGCATTCGAGACTCCTGAATCGACAACACCAGTGAAGGCTCCCGCAGATCCACAGAACCAATTATTACCCACTGATGACAAAg GAGAAGATACCTCTGTGAGAGCCCTCTCATCTGACGCGATTTCGGAGCCTCTTGCAATAGTTTTCGATGAGGACAGGCCAATTGCTGCCAGTGGCACGTACAACATCGAACATTTTGCCTCCGACACAACAAGTCAACCACTTACTCGTTCTCTCAGCCTCCAGGGTGGAGAACTTGACACTTCCGGCTTGGATGGATCGGCAACACAAGGCTTCCGCCCTCATTCGGAATCCTTCAGCGTAGGCACAGATAGCAATCCGGGGACATTACGCAAGCCCAGGAAGGTCCGCCCTGCATCTGTAAAGAAGAAGCCTCTCCTGAGGCAGAACTCCAACCCGGAGAGGCCAAGTTCTACGATTAGCACCCCAGAGATCATTAAGCGAGCAAAGCATCAAACCGTGACTCCGGAGGGAAAAGAAAGCCAAAGTCCTGCAGAAGGTGGAAGTCCTGCAGGAACCCTCAGAAAGACGAGAACAACCCGTGTGGACACTCCACCTCCTCTACCAGAAGAAAACACTCATATAGAACCAGAGAGTAGTCTCGCTGGCCCTGCCTCACCCTTGTGCCGGGAGAAGAACCGTCTTCCGGCTAGTCCTCCTGTAACAGAAAACCTCACCAACCCACCCAGTGGCTCCTACAAATGGGATCCAGCGAACTTTGAGAGCATAGACCCATTCAAGACTGGTGGGAGTAAGATTGCCAACTCTCCTGTTCTTGGCCGAAAAGGTCTTGCATGCGCCCCGATTCTTACCCCGCCACAAAGTCCCCCTACCTCTGCTGTCAGTCAGCTTCCTCATCCAGCTTCTGCAGAGGCACCAGTTACCAAACCCGAAGAGCAACCTCCTCTACCAAAGCGGGAGTCTGTGAGGCTGGAGTTTGATTACTCAGAAGAGAATAGTGAGGCATCACACGGAGCGTCTCCCCCACCAAAGAAACTGGGCAAGAAACCTGGTGCCAAGATGCCGCTGAGGAAACCAAAGTCTGGGTTAAAGAAGGCCCACCCTGGACAGACAGAGCAGCTGGACAATAACCTTCCAGCAGAACACAATGGGAACGAAGAAGAAAAGCCCATTTCCAGGGGTTCTTATGACTTTGAGTCGAATAAGTGGGACGATCCAAATTTCAATCCGTTTTTGACCAAGACAGCCGTAGCTAACTCTCCGAAAGCATCTGGGCCTAACTACAGTTTTGATTTTGACGACTCCATAGTCGATCCTTTTAAGTCCTCCAACAAGATGGCAACCTCACCCCCAAAGGCCTCGGCCTCCTTTGAGATGTCATCAAATGATGACATGGAAAATGATAACGACAATATCGGAGAGCTGGAAGATCAAAATCAGAACAAACcggccaaaaagaagaaaactccGATCAAATC GAGGTCCAGAGGTGTGCCCAAACTCTGTTGTTTGTT CAATACTTTTAGGGTAAAGCGGTCACCAAAGAAATCACAGTTGTCCGACAACGCACAG GATGCAGATGACCCCGCCTCCCTTCCTCCACAAGACGGCCACGCCACAGACGAGGAGAAGCTGGCCTCCTCCACCAATCACAAGTGGGCAGGCTTGCACGACGTCGATGCAGACTTGAACTCTGACCAGCAGGACTTCCCTCACCCATCGGATCTGACATCCTTTGTCAATGAGAGCGGTCTTCAGTCTTCAG TGCAAGACTATGAAATAGAGTACATGGAGAAAATTGGCTCTTCCTCATCT CCACCGTCTGTGAAGAAGCCGTCACTATTTCTAAAGTTGGACTCGCTATCAAACACCGTAACCAAGGATACACATGGATCGGAGCCCAACTCCCCGTGCACAGG GAGTTTTGAGGAAATGGAGGCTCAGATAACAGCCAGCATGAAGACTCCCGTCTTAAATTCCCGGCCAGGTCCCGAAGGCTACGCTGGAGAAAAGGGCAGGAAAAGAGAAAGCGAAGTGCTCAGTCGAACACAAAGCACAGAGAGGGATGAGCAG CTCAATAGCCAAGAGGTCCCATCTTCAGCCCTGACCATGTCCCTGTTAGAAAGACTGTCCGAGTGTGACCATCCAGTGCAGTACCTGGAGCCCGACCTCGCTGAGACCAACCCTAATGCATTCGCCCAAAAACTCCAG GAGGAGCTGGTGCTTGCTGCCCTGCGGATAGAGGCTCTGCAAGTAGCCAAAAACATCTCTCAGTGCCCCTCCCTCTCCACTGTAACCCCCCAG CACAGAGATGTGTCGGCACCATCTGAGGGTTCAGTATCCAAGAACATGCTGTACGCCCGCACTGCTAACAGCTACATCGATGGAGAGAGTCCACATCTTCCCAAAGATCTGGACCACTCGCTGGGAATCGCAAAAGAGGAG ATCGTAACAAAAGAGAGGGAGGCGCAGGAGTGGCAGAGGAAATACGAAGACAGCCGTCAGGAGGTGCAGGAGATGAG GAGGATTGTTTCTGAGTATGAGAAGACGATTGCACAGATGATCG AAGATGACCAGAAAGAGAAGTCTCTGTCCCACCACACCATTCAACAGCTGATCATCGAAAAAGACCAGGCCTTAGCCGACCTCAACTCCGTAGAAAAATCTCTGGCTGACCTCTTCCGACGCTATGAGAAGATGAAAGATGTGCTCGAGGGTTTCCGCAAG AATGAAGACGTGTTGAAGAAGTGCGCTCAAGAGTATCTGTCCAGGGTACGCAAAGAGGAACAGCGGTACCAAGCTCTGAAGATTCACGCAGAGGAGAAGCTAGACAA GGCCAATGCAGAAATAGCTCAAGTGAGGGCCAAGTCCAAGCAGGAGCAGGCTGCCCACCAAGCCAGTCTGAGGAAGGAGCAGATGAAAGTGGATTCTCTGGAGCGCACGTTGGAGCAAAAG AACAAAGAGATTGAGGAGCTAACGAAGATTTGCGATGAGCTAATAGCCAAGATGGGCAAGTGCTAG
- the ly6pge gene encoding lymphocyte antigen 6 family member pge isoform X1: protein MDRTPSRSHWNEKFPSPPSGWARTPYRGSGHHGDFSARGYHTYSPNSPTYSPGFNRGHRGGSPGRYGAGGRGYGGSPAIFGSGGRNFGEKQRRGNRFGRAVNFSPAAVNVQHESSGSIERYFSPSMLEDPWAALQPKHTETPPIHKQDHCRTTESSREIPD from the exons ATGGATCGAACCCCGTCCAGATCTCACTGGAACGAAAAGTTTCCTTCCCCGCCTTCAGGTTGGGCTCGCACACCCTACAGAGGCTCTGGACACCACGGTGATTTTTCTGCTCGGGGCTACCACACTTACTCACCCAATTCCCCGACGTATTCGCCTGGTTTTAACCGTGGACATAGGGGAGGTTCGCCAGGAAGGTACGGTGCTGGAGGACGAGGCTATGGAGGGTCTCCGGCCATTTTCGGCAGCGGTGGTCGCAATTTCGGAGAGAAGCAGCGAAGGGGAAACCGTTTCGGGAGGGCAGTGAACTTCAGTCCAGCGGCTGTGAACGTACAG CATGAGTCTTCTGGCTCGATCGAGAGGTACTTTAGTCCATCCATGTTGGAGGATCCTTGGGCAGCACTGCAGCCAAAGCACACCGAAACACCACCAATCCATAAACAGGATCACTGTCGCACAACAGAAAGTAGCAGGGAGATCCCAGATTAA
- the ly6pge gene encoding lymphocyte antigen 6 family member pge isoform X3 — MDRTPSRSHWNEKFPSPPSGMALQCYTCMGSNNEDCNRQGSRTCPSYSDACAVVVGQNSGVMKSCSYKSFCRQANSQRYRVHCCYSSDCNFTNAADRLHPLSYFLLILTWLYRCFFW; from the exons ATGGATCGAACCCCGTCCAGATCTCACTGGAACGAAAAGTTTCCTTCCCCGCCTTCAG gtatggCTCTCCAATGTTACACATGTATGGGCTCAAATAATGAAGACTGCAACCGCCAAGGCTCCAGAACATGTCCCAGCTACTCTGACGCTTGTGCCGTGGTGGTTGGCCAAAACA GTGGGGTGATGAAGTCCTGCTCCTACAAGTCCTTCTGCAGACAAGCTAACAGTCAGAGATACAGAGTTCACTGCTGCTACAGCAGCGACTGCAATTTCACAAACGCCGCCGACAGGCTGCACCCGCTCAGCTATTTCTTGTTGATTTTAACTTGGTTGTACCGCTGCTTTTTCTGGtag
- the ly6pge gene encoding lymphocyte antigen 6 family member pge isoform X2: protein MRAVLSCLLISLCVVLLISNGMALQCYTCMGSNNEDCNRQGSRTCPSYSDACAVVVGQNSGVMKSCSYKSFCRQANSQRYRVHCCYSSDCNFTNAADRLHPLSYFLLILTWLYRCFFW from the exons ATGAGAGCTGTGTTGTCCTGTTTGTTGATCTCGCTTTGTGTGGTCTTGCTCATATCAAATG gtatggCTCTCCAATGTTACACATGTATGGGCTCAAATAATGAAGACTGCAACCGCCAAGGCTCCAGAACATGTCCCAGCTACTCTGACGCTTGTGCCGTGGTGGTTGGCCAAAACA GTGGGGTGATGAAGTCCTGCTCCTACAAGTCCTTCTGCAGACAAGCTAACAGTCAGAGATACAGAGTTCACTGCTGCTACAGCAGCGACTGCAATTTCACAAACGCCGCCGACAGGCTGCACCCGCTCAGCTATTTCTTGTTGATTTTAACTTGGTTGTACCGCTGCTTTTTCTGGtag
- the tacc2 gene encoding transforming acidic coiled-coil-containing protein 2 isoform X12: MGANESMEQGQTFCPTQEHMSSDSEGAFETPESTTPVKAPADPQNQLLPTDDKGEDTSVRALSSDAISEPLAIVFDEDRPIAASGTYNIEHFASDTTSQPLTRSLSLQGGELDTSGLDGSATQGFRPHSESFSVGTDSNPGTLRKPRKVRPASVKKKPLLRQNSNPERPSSTISTPEIIKRAKHQTVTPEGKESQSPAEGGSPAGTLRKTRTTRVDTPPPLPEENTHIEPESSLAGPASPLCREKNRLPASPPVTENLTNPPSGSYKWDPANFESIDPFKTGGSKIANSPVLGRKGLACAPILTPPQSPPTSAVSQLPHPASAEAPVTKPEEQPPLPKRESVRLEFDYSEENSEASHGASPPPKKLGKKPGAKMPLRKPKSGLKKAHPGQTEQLDNNLPAEHNGNEEEKPISRGSYDFESNKWDDPNFNPFLTKTAVANSPKASGPNYSFDFDDSIVDPFKSSNKMATSPPKASASFEMSSNDDMENDNDNIGELEDQNQNKPAKKKKTPIKSRSRGVPKLCCLFNTFRVKRSPKKSQLSDNAQDADDPASLPPQDGHATDEEKLASSTNHKWAGLHDVDADLNSDQQDFPHPSDLTSFVNESGLQSSVQDYEIEYMEKIGSSSSPPSVKKPSLFLKLDSLSNTVTKDTHGSEPNSPCTGSFEEMEAQITASMKTPVLNSRPGPEGYAGEKGRKRESEVLSRTQSTERDEQLNSQEVPSSALTMSLLERLSECDHPVQYLEPDLAETNPNAFAQKLQEELVLAALRIEALQVAKNISQCPSLSTVTPQHRDVSAPSEGSVSKNMLYARTANSYIDGESPHLPKDLDHSLGIAKEEIVTKEREAQEWQRKYEDSRQEVQEMRRIVSEYEKTIAQMIEDDQKEKSLSHHTIQQLIIEKDQALADLNSVEKSLADLFRRYEKMKDVLEGFRKNEDVLKKCAQEYLSRVRKEEQRYQALKIHAEEKLDKANAEIAQVRAKSKQEQAAHQASLRKEQMKVDSLERTLEQKNKEIEELTKICDELIAKMGKC, encoded by the exons ATGGGAGCCAACGAATCCATGGAGCAAGGACAGACCTTCTGCCCTACTCAGGAACACAT GAGTTCTGACTCTGAGGGAGCATTCGAGACTCCTGAATCGACAACACCAGTGAAGGCTCCCGCAGATCCACAGAACCAATTATTACCCACTGATGACAAAg GAGAAGATACCTCTGTGAGAGCCCTCTCATCTGACGCGATTTCGGAGCCTCTTGCAATAGTTTTCGATGAGGACAGGCCAATTGCTGCCAGTGGCACGTACAACATCGAACATTTTGCCTCCGACACAACAAGTCAACCACTTACTCGTTCTCTCAGCCTCCAGGGTGGAGAACTTGACACTTCCGGCTTGGATGGATCGGCAACACAAGGCTTCCGCCCTCATTCGGAATCCTTCAGCGTAGGCACAGATAGCAATCCGGGGACATTACGCAAGCCCAGGAAGGTCCGCCCTGCATCTGTAAAGAAGAAGCCTCTCCTGAGGCAGAACTCCAACCCGGAGAGGCCAAGTTCTACGATTAGCACCCCAGAGATCATTAAGCGAGCAAAGCATCAAACCGTGACTCCGGAGGGAAAAGAAAGCCAAAGTCCTGCAGAAGGTGGAAGTCCTGCAGGAACCCTCAGAAAGACGAGAACAACCCGTGTGGACACTCCACCTCCTCTACCAGAAGAAAACACTCATATAGAACCAGAGAGTAGTCTCGCTGGCCCTGCCTCACCCTTGTGCCGGGAGAAGAACCGTCTTCCGGCTAGTCCTCCTGTAACAGAAAACCTCACCAACCCACCCAGTGGCTCCTACAAATGGGATCCAGCGAACTTTGAGAGCATAGACCCATTCAAGACTGGTGGGAGTAAGATTGCCAACTCTCCTGTTCTTGGCCGAAAAGGTCTTGCATGCGCCCCGATTCTTACCCCGCCACAAAGTCCCCCTACCTCTGCTGTCAGTCAGCTTCCTCATCCAGCTTCTGCAGAGGCACCAGTTACCAAACCCGAAGAGCAACCTCCTCTACCAAAGCGGGAGTCTGTGAGGCTGGAGTTTGATTACTCAGAAGAGAATAGTGAGGCATCACACGGAGCGTCTCCCCCACCAAAGAAACTGGGCAAGAAACCTGGTGCCAAGATGCCGCTGAGGAAACCAAAGTCTGGGTTAAAGAAGGCCCACCCTGGACAGACAGAGCAGCTGGACAATAACCTTCCAGCAGAACACAATGGGAACGAAGAAGAAAAGCCCATTTCCAGGGGTTCTTATGACTTTGAGTCGAATAAGTGGGACGATCCAAATTTCAATCCGTTTTTGACCAAGACAGCCGTAGCTAACTCTCCGAAAGCATCTGGGCCTAACTACAGTTTTGATTTTGACGACTCCATAGTCGATCCTTTTAAGTCCTCCAACAAGATGGCAACCTCACCCCCAAAGGCCTCGGCCTCCTTTGAGATGTCATCAAATGATGACATGGAAAATGATAACGACAATATCGGAGAGCTGGAAGATCAAAATCAGAACAAACcggccaaaaagaagaaaactccGATCAAATC GAGGTCCAGAGGTGTGCCCAAACTCTGTTGTTTGTT CAATACTTTTAGGGTAAAGCGGTCACCAAAGAAATCACAGTTGTCCGACAACGCACAG GATGCAGATGACCCCGCCTCCCTTCCTCCACAAGACGGCCACGCCACAGACGAGGAGAAGCTGGCCTCCTCCACCAATCACAAGTGGGCAGGCTTGCACGACGTCGATGCAGACTTGAACTCTGACCAGCAGGACTTCCCTCACCCATCGGATCTGACATCCTTTGTCAATGAGAGCGGTCTTCAGTCTTCAG TGCAAGACTATGAAATAGAGTACATGGAGAAAATTGGCTCTTCCTCATCT CCACCGTCTGTGAAGAAGCCGTCACTATTTCTAAAGTTGGACTCGCTATCAAACACCGTAACCAAGGATACACATGGATCGGAGCCCAACTCCCCGTGCACAGG GAGTTTTGAGGAAATGGAGGCTCAGATAACAGCCAGCATGAAGACTCCCGTCTTAAATTCCCGGCCAGGTCCCGAAGGCTACGCTGGAGAAAAGGGCAGGAAAAGAGAAAGCGAAGTGCTCAGTCGAACACAAAGCACAGAGAGGGATGAGCAG CTCAATAGCCAAGAGGTCCCATCTTCAGCCCTGACCATGTCCCTGTTAGAAAGACTGTCCGAGTGTGACCATCCAGTGCAGTACCTGGAGCCCGACCTCGCTGAGACCAACCCTAATGCATTCGCCCAAAAACTCCAG GAGGAGCTGGTGCTTGCTGCCCTGCGGATAGAGGCTCTGCAAGTAGCCAAAAACATCTCTCAGTGCCCCTCCCTCTCCACTGTAACCCCCCAG CACAGAGATGTGTCGGCACCATCTGAGGGTTCAGTATCCAAGAACATGCTGTACGCCCGCACTGCTAACAGCTACATCGATGGAGAGAGTCCACATCTTCCCAAAGATCTGGACCACTCGCTGGGAATCGCAAAAGAGGAG ATCGTAACAAAAGAGAGGGAGGCGCAGGAGTGGCAGAGGAAATACGAAGACAGCCGTCAGGAGGTGCAGGAGATGAG GAGGATTGTTTCTGAGTATGAGAAGACGATTGCACAGATGATCG AAGATGACCAGAAAGAGAAGTCTCTGTCCCACCACACCATTCAACAGCTGATCATCGAAAAAGACCAGGCCTTAGCCGACCTCAACTCCGTAGAAAAATCTCTGGCTGACCTCTTCCGACGCTATGAGAAGATGAAAGATGTGCTCGAGGGTTTCCGCAAG AATGAAGACGTGTTGAAGAAGTGCGCTCAAGAGTATCTGTCCAGGGTACGCAAAGAGGAACAGCGGTACCAAGCTCTGAAGATTCACGCAGAGGAGAAGCTAGACAA GGCCAATGCAGAAATAGCTCAAGTGAGGGCCAAGTCCAAGCAGGAGCAGGCTGCCCACCAAGCCAGTCTGAGGAAGGAGCAGATGAAAGTGGATTCTCTGGAGCGCACGTTGGAGCAAAAG AACAAAGAGATTGAGGAGCTAACGAAGATTTGCGATGAGCTAATAGCCAAGATGGGCAAGTGCTAG